From a region of the Pan paniscus chromosome 19, NHGRI_mPanPan1-v2.0_pri, whole genome shotgun sequence genome:
- the TMEM92 gene encoding transmembrane protein 92, with amino-acid sequence MSQAWVPGLAPTLLFSLLAGPQKIAAKCGLILACPKGFKCCGDSCCQENELFPGPVRIFVIIFLVILSVFCICGLAKCFCRNCREPEPDTPMDCRGPLELPSIIPPERVRVSLSAPPPPYSEVILKPSLGPTPTEPPPPYSFRPEEYTGDQRGIDNLAF; translated from the exons ATGTCCCAAGCTTGGGTCCCCGGCCTCGCGCCCACCTTGCTGTTCAGCCTGCTGGCTGGCCCCCAAAAG ATTGCAGCCAAATGTGGTCTCATCCT CGCCTGCCCCAAAGGATTCAAATGCTGTGGTGACAGCTGCTGCCAGGAGAACGAGCTCTTCCCTGGCCCCGTGAG GATCTTCGTCATCATCTTCCTGGTCATCCTGTCCGTCTTTTGCATCTGTGGCCTGGCTAAGTGCTTCTGTCGCAACTGCAGAGAGCCGGAGCCAGACACCCCAATGGATTGCCGGGGGCCCCTGGAACTGCCCTCCATCATCCCCCCAGAGAGGGTCAGAGTATCCCTCTCTGCGCCCCCACCCCCCTACAGTGAG GTGATTCTGAAGCCCAGCCTGGGCCCAACTCCCACAGAGCCACCCCCTCCCTACAGCTTCAGGCCTGAAGAATATACCGGGGATCAGAGGGGCATTGACAACCTGGCCTTCTGA